DNA sequence from the Molothrus ater isolate BHLD 08-10-18 breed brown headed cowbird chromosome W, BPBGC_Mater_1.1, whole genome shotgun sequence genome:
gagaaaggaaaaaaaaccccaatcttTTAACTTCCAACAGATGGTCAGTAGCTCTACAGTAAAACTAAGTGTAAGAAGGAGGCAAAATATGATACTTTAATCTAGACTATAGACAGGTTTTAGTGCTAGAGACAAAATGGACTATTTCTGAGGTCTTTTGGTTTTGTCAGTCTGTAAACCTACAGACAAGATATTCTGGGAAACAAGAGGTGCTGGGAAAAATTTATGTCTGTCAACGGTAATTCATGTAGCTCTTATTCTGTTACTTATGTTGCTGTTAGAAGTAGTGGCTATGATCATGatataatttatcttttttctcctttcctttcccttccacCCCTGGCCAGTATGACttttcactggaaaagaaaacaattgaATGGGCTGAAGATATCAAAAGAATTAAAGCTGCCCAGAGAGAAGCTGAACACAAGGCAGAAGAAGCAATAGCAAAATCAGAAGCAGCTTCAGAGGACATCACCAAAATGGGGTTCTCAGAGGGACCTTGCCCTGAAGTCACACCTCTTCCTATTAACCCCATCCTTGCTAGCCTGCAGCACAATAATATTCTTACTCCCACACCAgcaaacagcagtgctgtgaagcAAAAGGTTCTTAGTCCACCTCATCCAAAAGCAGACTTCAACCCAGCTGATTTTGAATGTGAAGAAGACCCTTTTGACAAACTGGAATTAAAAACTATCAATGATAAGGAAGAACTAAAAAATATCCTGGAAATTCATGTTGGTACTACTAGGCCAATTGTTGCCCAGGTATTTGATAATACTTTGCCCAAAGTAGAGTCTGAGTCTGTGTTGCAAGATGAGAAAGTTCTGACATCCATAGAAAGGGCTACATTGGACTTCAAACCCCTTCACAAACCAAATGGCTTTATCACTTTACCACAGTTGGGAAACTGTGAAAAGATGTCCTTGTCTTccaaggtgtccctgtcccctaTCACTTCAGTGAGCAACATCAAATCCCTGTCCTTTCCTAAACTTGACTCTGATGAGAGTGATCAAAAATCATCAAAGCTTATGAGCACTTTCCACAGCACTACCTGTCTCCGCAACGACACTTTTCTCAGCTCTTTGCAGACCTGTGCTCAGAGTAAAACCAGTGAACTGAATGGACACCATATGGTGGGTCTTTCTGCTCTAAATGAGGACAGTGGCATGGAGACATCAACATTATCCTCTTCATCCAGACTGCCTTCCCTGGCTGCATCAACAGTTTGTACAGAAGAATCATCTCAAAGCACAGCGATTATGGTAAACACACAGTGGATTAGAGTTGGGGTTGCTGGGGAGATGTGGAGTTTTGAAGGTGCAGAGACAGATGTTGCTTCTAAAATGTCCTGTGGTTTTAGGTTCATTTAATGGGAGAGATGTGTAGATCATGTGTGGTAGTTCCTCTTCATTTATGTTGCAAATTGATCAATTAAACAGCTCTTCATGTTGGCAGTTCTGAACCTCAGATTATTACTTCACACGTTCCCCTAAATCTGATATTTTTAGACCAGTTCTGGTGattttgctttcagcttttTGTTACTTGTTCATAGTTGCACACCACTGAGATAAGCATATGAGATCTTTGTACAATCTTGTGTTTTGTCTTATCCAACTGAGATATATAAGATTCTGAACTGCTCTTAGGTTTTGAATTAAATCTCTTCTAGATTTGTTCTTCAGTTTGCTTATATATTAGCTGGAAATAATGGAAATGCCAGCTTTTCAAGGAATAGATGCaatcacaaattaaaaaacacatGTGCTTTGTCACTTGGGAGAAAAAGTGCTTGCAGTTAACCTGGAGTGAAagaattgtcttttttttaacgtttaatttatttattttctttgtgagatactttttaaaatttaccgTCCTCCTTGTAAAGGAGGGGGCAAGGATTGCTTTCTGAATACTAAAAGCAGTCTGGAGGAAAATCTTGGATCACTTATGTTACAGTTGGTTGCTGTACAGCTCTGAGACAGGAATTTCATGTTTCATTTCTTCAAACTGGTAGCAAgttccaaaattattttggggacACAACTTCACACCAGTTATTGTCTAGGAATAAGAGCAGAAATTTGAGTAAGTGTTGAGGTTAGACCCCAGCTAGCAACGAAGCTCCAGGCAGCCACTCGGATCATTCCCCTGCCAGCGGGAATGGAGAGACAATCAGAAGCAGACAAGCAAAAAAGGCCTTGATGCTGTGCAAATGCTattcagcaataacaaaaacatatCTATGTTATCAACATAGTTTTctgcacaaatccaaaacatacTAGTCCATACTAGctcctgtgaagaaaattaactctacctcAGTCAAAACCAGTACATTCCACCCCTTATTCCTGTTTTGGTGTGAAAACACAGGTGTCTgttaaggaaggcaggagacttccttaaaataatgtaaatcCCCTCCATccgaattattataattttgaaattaaggagctctcaggcaaagatatgggcgtaggaataacagttcttcattagaaaagaaaattaaaataaaataaaataaaaatgcagtaacacAAAAACAAtactgacagagtcagaatatgacctgacaccctgttggtcagggtgttggtagcagtccaattaagtggtggctgcagtcctcctggagtgacagatgtggttctgttgaagcagtgatcttgtagaagggtgtagttttcctctggagatccagtggtggtgtagatgggcctggtcttcctctgggaatccagtagggAAAGGCTTCCTGTGCtgttccaaatctcagattatgtctaggtaggaatgcttggctcctccccctgaACAGACCATCAtacaatgggatgatgtaattttatcagtcatgcagtgagatTCAATGGCCAATTAACAAAAGATATTTCCCCAGAGAGAGGcttggttgtggaagagataaagaaagcTGCtccacctggttttaacaggtggcccaattaacagaagataactgccccacctctaacagaaggcaatagaatacacacccccagcCATATCTTCCATTTCTATCCTAAGACAATTCCACAGTGTTTACATAATGTGCAGGTCCTACACTATCCAATACAAGCTCATTAACCACCCCACTCCTTCCCATTCTTTGATATAATACACAGATATCATTCCCTTAGTCTGCAGGTCAGGACACTGCTGCTTTTAAGGCTTCTCTCCTCCATTGGTTCATGTGGTTTCTgtttgtcctggtttcagctggagtaaatttcttctcagtagctgttacagtgctgtgttttggattcagaatGAGAATGGTGTTGATAACACAtcagtgtttcagttttttGCTAAGTCATGTGTATCCTTAGTCaaggacttcttttttccttgtctcGTGCTCTGCCAATAAGGAGATTTGCAAAAGAAACTGGGAGGGGGTATAGCTGGGACAGGTAActcaaactgaccaaagggatattccaaaCCTTAgaacatcatgctcagtatataaactgCAGGGAGTTACCCAGAAGGGCAGCCAATCTGGGTTCAGGAAGGAAGGGGGGGGGGTGTCTGGCATCGGTCAGCAGGTGTTGAGTAATTGCATTttgcatcacttgttttttccctttttattatcattatcatcatTTGCCATTGTCGctgtattttactttattttcaataattaaaCTGTTCTTTTCTCAAGTTGCAAGTTTTACTTTGATTCTTTTCCCCATTCCACTGGGGCAGAATGGGAGGGGGAGGTTGAGCGAGTGGCTGCATGGTGTTTAATTTCCAGCTGGGCTTAAACCATGACACTGTTATAGTAATTCCTGTAACATACAATTCAAATAATGTCTGGCAACAATTTAAAGGTATATCCATTACAATCTCCACCCCTGGTCCTTTTGGGCCAGGTTATAGCGTTTAACATTGCAATGAACTCCCCTtgtttccagcctggctgcaacCAGGGGTTTCCTGCTAGAGTCCACCATTATTAGTCCCCATCATAGTCCTCTATGGCTGCAGGGAGACAGCTtcctcaccatggtctgcaccacAGACTGCAAGGAATCCTTgtttcccctgctccagcatggggtccctcccatgggagacagtccTCCACAAACTTCTCCAATATGggtccttcccatgggctgcagttcttcacaaactgctccagtgtgggtccctcACGGGCTCGCAAATCCTGCCAGcaagcctgctccagtgctggctTCTCATGGGATCACAGTCTCCTTTGGGTATCCACATGCTCCTCTGTGAGgctcctccacaggctgcaggtggatctctgctcctgtGTGGACTCATCCATAGGTCACAGTCCCTTCAACTCTAGTTCACACTGGAGTTCTAGCCTGTTCAttacagcagcagtgccctggcaaTCTGCCAGCCCAGGCATATCACCATTGCTGTTATCTAAACACTCCCAGGCACAATACAATGAGGTGATGAGTAGCACAGCACTACAGCAAGCAGACAAAGCAAAAACTAGCCACTAGTGAGCACTAGACTCTAAAACAGTCAGGCAAGCAAGCCCATGGCAAGCGCAGGACCCTGCCAATTAATAAACAGCACTAACAGCTATAAATTTGTCCTAGCACATTCCAATCAAATCTGTTATCTTGAACCCTTTGATCCCCATGTTGAGTGCCAAAAAGGACTGTTGTGGTTTAACTCCAACCAGTAaccaagccccacacagccattTGCTCATTCCCCTGCCAGTGGGATTGTggagagaattggaagggtaaaagctAGAAAACTTGTGAGTTGAGATAGACAGTTTActagggaaagcaaaagctgtgtgcACAAGCCAAGCAacacaaggaattaattcactacTTCCCATGTGTTCAGCTATTTTACAGCTGTGAAATGACACATAACAGTTACTTGGGAATATAAATGCCATCACTCCAGATGTCtccctcttttctccttcttcccctgTCTTTATATACTGAGTATGATGTCATAgggtatggaatatcccttttgTCGGTTGTGGTTAGATGTCCTAGCTGTGTCTCCTCACAACTTCTTGTGCATCCCCATCCTCCTCACTGGCAGGGTGgtacaagaagcagaaaaggccttgacacTGTGCAAACCCTGCTcaacagtaataataaaaaccccCTCTATGTTATCAACAGTCTTTCCAGCACACAGCCTTATACTAGGTACTGTGAAGAAAGCTAAcaaccccagccaaaaccagcacatcaGTAagcttgttattttttttccccaaagaacCTAAGATCTGAACACCAGTACTCATGAAGCCTAGTGAAAGCTGTATGGTGAAATCCTCTAGCTGGCTCTAAAATAATCTGACTATTTCTGTCCAATATAAATGATGTTTCAGTGGTTCTGTGGCCTTACTGACATACTACAGGGTTTTGTGACACCATGTGCTCTGAAACAAgtgacactgctgctctcctgctctctcatCTCTTTTCAGACTTAGGTGAATGCATTATTGATTATGAATTACAGTATTCTGACAACTAGTGTATTTTTCAGCACAGGAGAACAGCTGTTTATTGATTACTAGAACAAATTTAATACAGTAAACTTtggcagaaacagcagcatgCTGAGCAACTGCTCACTGTTACAGATCACAGGTTTGAGAGGTGACTATCCTCGTATGTAGCTCAGAAGTGAAAACTTGAAGTATGACACATCTCTAGTGGTTAATATGAAAGATCACTTACAACTAGATGACCACATTTTCACTCTTGACTATTCAAATCTCTGTGCTGGATTAGAACTTATTAAAGACTAGGAGCAAAGGTATATTCTCAAGAATGCTGTAAGGAAAGATACAAACtgataaacaaacaaaaaatagttttattaggAGAAGTAATCAAGATCTTAATTTGAAACTGTTTCTATTTTGGAAGTAGCAAACCAAGAAATAGGTATGCCAACAGAACTAGACTTCAGAATGTACTTGTTTCATATTTCCACAATATGGTCCCAGTGGCTGGAAAAGGACAGCTGAGTTGCAAGAaattgaatcacagaatcatttaggttggaaaagacctttacgatcattgagtccaacctttgaccgatcaccaccttgtcaactagaccagagcactgagtgccatgtccagttcTTCCTTGGACATGGTTTTTAAATGTAACAAAATTTTGAAACTGTAATTGAAGTAAATGTAACAAAAGTCCTCAGAATGTGAAAATGATAGAAGGAAGTCACAGTCATCTCTGTTACTGGGAGTAGAAGGGGCATGTTTCCCTTCAAAAGTACACAAGAATAAGCCTGTCCTTTTTAGAAAGCCTCAGAACAATTATATGTCCCAGTGTATTTCCCAGTGGCTTTtatatagaatttttttttctcacaaggCTAGAAATTGTAACTTTGGGTTTGGAGTTTCCACTGGAGTTTATGCTTTACCAGTGAATTTGATCTAGGGTTCTTTGGATAGAAATAAACTTGTGATTTCTCTGAGACTGCATTGATTCTGTTCTGAGTGGTCCTTTCTCCTCAGTGTGTTtatggtgggggttttttttgtcttggttgtttggttttgtttggggttgtttttttttttgaagctcACTAGTTTGCTTTTTGCAGCATTGGCAGAGGGGAGAAATGATTAGCGAAGTCAGCAGATTGGAATTAAACAAAGCTGATCAGAGACCTGATTAGTATGATGCATTTAAAGAAATCTGGTTGCTGGAGAATGGGGCATTCCTGGTAGACCAT
Encoded proteins:
- the LOC118701510 gene encoding ubiquitin-associated protein 1-like isoform X1, producing MASKKLGSESHGPFSYLDDVPFKIGDKFKTPAKVGLPIGFSLPDSSQLVREAQYDFSLEKKTIEWAEDIKRIKAAQREAEHKAEEAIAKSEAASEDITKMGFSEGPCPEVTPLPINPILASLQHNNILTPTPANSSAVKQKVLSPPHPKADFNPADFECEEDPFDKLELKTINDKEELKNILEIHVGTTRPIVAQVFDNTLPKVESESVLQDEKVLTSIERATLDFKPLHKPNGFITLPQLGNCEKMSLSSKVSLSPITSVSNIKSLSFPKLDSDESDQKSSKLMSTFHSTTCLRNDTFLSSLQTCAQSKTSELNGHHMVGLSALNEDSGMETSTLSSSSRLPSLAASTVCTEESSQSTAIMVHPDYKETKILMVTHQNFPVSKVPNNISCTKLSGDPAPELQQALSASERQCIETVVNMGYAPEDVLKAMKKKGQNIDQVLDYLFVHGQLCEKGFDPLLVEAALEMYQCSEEKMTELLQLMSQFKEMGFELKDINEVLLLHNNDQQKALEDLMARAGAS
- the LOC118701510 gene encoding ubiquitin-associated protein 1-like isoform X2, encoding MKMGPFSYLDDVPFKIGDKFKTPAKVGLPIGFSLPDSSQLVREAQYDFSLEKKTIEWAEDIKRIKAAQREAEHKAEEAIAKSEAASEDITKMGFSEGPCPEVTPLPINPILASLQHNNILTPTPANSSAVKQKVLSPPHPKADFNPADFECEEDPFDKLELKTINDKEELKNILEIHVGTTRPIVAQVFDNTLPKVESESVLQDEKVLTSIERATLDFKPLHKPNGFITLPQLGNCEKMSLSSKVSLSPITSVSNIKSLSFPKLDSDESDQKSSKLMSTFHSTTCLRNDTFLSSLQTCAQSKTSELNGHHMVGLSALNEDSGMETSTLSSSSRLPSLAASTVCTEESSQSTAIMVHPDYKETKILMVTHQNFPVSKVPNNISCTKLSGDPAPELQQALSASERQCIETVVNMGYAPEDVLKAMKKKGQNIDQVLDYLFVHGQLCEKGFDPLLVEAALEMYQCSEEKMTELLQLMSQFKEMGFELKDINEVLLLHNNDQQKALEDLMARAGAS
- the LOC118701510 gene encoding ubiquitin-associated protein 1-like isoform X3 yields the protein MASKKLGSESHGPFSYLDDVPFKIGDKFKTPAKVGLPIGFSLPDSSQLVREAQYDFSLEKKTIEWAEDIKRIKAAQREAEHKAEEAIAKSEAASEDITKMGFSEGPCPEVTPLPINPILASLQHNNILTPTPANSSAVKQKVLSPPHPKADFNPADFECEEDPFDKLELKTINDKEELKNILEIHVGTTRPIVAQVFDNTLPKVESESVLQDEKVLTSIERATLDFKPLHKPNGFITLPQLGNCEKMSLSSKVSLSPITSVSNIKSLSFPKLDSDESDQKSSKLMSTFHSTTCLRNDTFLSSLQTCAQSKTSELNGHHMVGLSALNEDSGMETSTLSSSSRLPSLAASTVCTEESSQSTAIMVHPDYKETKILMVTHQNFPVSKVPNNISCTKLSGDPAPELQQALSASERQCIETVVNMGYAPEDVLKAMKKKGQNIDQVLDYLFVHGQLCEKGFDPLLVEAALEMYQCSEEK